The Clarias gariepinus isolate MV-2021 ecotype Netherlands chromosome 24, CGAR_prim_01v2, whole genome shotgun sequence region ctGTTTATACAAGACAAGAAGATGAACTGCtggtttttatgtttattaaaaatatacagtatgtacaatccaaggaaaaaagaaaaaaaaatacatccttGAGAAGAATTACAACGTGCTGCTTTTTTCTACAGGTTCTGTTAGCCCATTTCATCCGAGCTTCGATCAAAGTCTTGTTGAAGGTATTTGAAACTCAGGACTCTGGTGATAAGATTCTTCAGGAGTCACCTTTTTCCCATGACAAAGCTGGGCTCCTCTGCATCATCCTCCCGTTCGTTCTTTTCCTCGGCCTGCTCCTCTTCCTCGCTCGTAGAGGAcgcctcctcttcctcatcagACTCTGAGGAGACACATTTATCGCAAAATGATCAAGCAGGTTTAAAGagaattaaacataaataaaataatgtgggAACTATTTAGTCGCACCTGCTTGGCTCTTGCTCTGCTGTTTGGCTTTCTTGGCCATCAACTTTTTCTGTTTGAGCTTCTCCCTAAACAAGAAAAGTAGAAACTTACATAAAAAGCATCCTCATATCTATAGTATAACtttttaatattaacaatattaaaattttattttgtacattataGTAACTCTCATTCACATTACATTCTCTCTCTCGtacatcatgttttttaaaccatatcactaaacatacagtacactctaaAATTATTGGCCATCTTCAAGCTTTATAGACAGAAACAATAATTCAAACATACACATGGGGATATTGTGATATTGTGTGTTTTACTTATTCCTTCGTGCAAAATGTTTGCCAACAACCTCCTATCTATTCTAAAGTTTGtggccttcttttttttttaagtggtttCATATTTCAGTGACTGAGATGGTCTGTGCAAAACATTTGGCTGACTGTGTTTTCTGAACTGTTTGAACCAAAGAATATTTGTGGTTTAAACCTCCTGGGAGAGGCAACTTGAGTTGAAAACAAACAATTGACAGTGTTTTCAGGATTCTTAAGAGCACCTGAACTGCCGGGAACTGTATGActgctatttaaaaataaataaaaaatactaggcaagtaatattaaaagtaataaaaataataatgtcagtTTCTGACCATAGTTAGAAAAGTTGgctgatttatttgtttggttTCTTAAACTGTGTCTCGTCCCAGTCACTCgagggttgttgtttttgttttgttttttgccccTGCCTCTTCTTTACCTCTTCTTCCTGCGTTTGGCCGTCCTCTCCTCAGCAGCCATCTGGTTGTCCTTTATTTTCTCCTGATAATCCTCATCCAGCTTTTGCTGaattaggagaaaaatataGCCATGTCACATTCTCTGGCAGCAAGATACATTCCTCATATATATCATGATTAGCATAaaaattaaagcattaaaataacattaatgattaaaaaaaaaaacctgtgcagCACCTTCAGACATTTTTAGAGATTGTACTTATAATGTTATTCCAGGTTTttgttgtcctttttttattttaggtcgTCCTCAGATTTCTGCTCTGCGTATTGGATCAGCACATAAAGCCCTATTCAGACCAGATTAGTTTTCCTGGGATTATTACCAATATTATAAGTCCCATcagtgttaatttgttttaaagaacGAATAGAAAACTTTTAAGACAGAACCTTTAATTTCATCAAACTGGCAACAAAAGAAATCAAAGTAACATATTATTAGCATGATTCTTCTTTTTGCACAAAGCTGATACCTTTTCAGACAACCGGTCCAGAAAATCTTGTCTCTGGTACTCGCGGCGCCTCAAGTGTCTGTAGACGTGGAACTCGCCGCTGCCTGCTCCGGCACTGGAGCCTGTTTACGGTTCATGTTATCATTATTAGACTCATGCATTTTAGTAACTAAATCAATAATAGTCTACTTAGAACTAGAACTTGTGCATGTATATGTAGATACAAAACAATTTTgtacaaacattttataatgaataatgctggtcaaattatttttaccaccagcttgtacagtatgtaaacacacatatacacacaaggGTAAGGAAAAAATTATCTGtactccggttatattaaaacttctgttggccgcATCGTCTCATCAGCTGTTGCCGTTCAAGGCtactttatttctaaaattttatttaaataaattctacagccagagtgcggataatttttgactcacccttaggagagtgtgtgtgcgcgtgtttttAATACCCTGATTAAGACCGTGATACAGTCGAACCGGTTTCCTCAGTTATATTGTTCAGCTTAATCCCTGAACAGCGCATGTGCGGACATACCCATGACGTCACGGACGAACTCCGGGGCCGCGCGCGGACTCCATTCTTTCGGTCTTTCTGGAACGGGCGCCGGTTTATCCTGCAAAATACATGATCGCACATGGTTGTGTCACCGCACAAATTTCTAATTTATTACATAACTACAAGAAATAACTACAAGGAGGCTGCGCGATATTTACTACTATATCCAGTAAACATGTTTGTTTAGCGCGCGCAGTCTTATGCTTGATCTCACGCGCCTACCAAGTAGCATGTGGCTAACTCAGGAGGTTAAGATGAAACTCACTGGATTGCGCATTAATTTCTCCAGCTTGAGCCGCTGCTCCTCTGCCGGAGTTTTGGCGATAATTAAAGGCTGCGACTCCTTTTTCGAAGGTTTCCCCTGTTTTGATTCTTTCTGAGACGCCGCCATGTTTTCCGTTTGCTCCGACTTTCTCGACGGTTATAAAACAAACGACCTGAGGAAAGAGATGAGCACACTGCCCTCTAGGGGACAATCCGCGCAGTGCGCTGCTTATACCTCATCCAgtcatcagccataacattatgactaaTATTAAgtacaaaaacatgaaacagtcCACAAAAACAGCAATGATCTGTAAATGAACAATTAACCTTCCCCTAAATTTGAGCTACAGTtactcttctattggatcggactatagtggtgtagtggtcatCACTATCGCCTCGTACTGTACCTCCATGgatcgggtttgattcctgtcttggggactttgtgcttggtgggtttcttctgggtctACCTTCCTTCCTTTCAAAGACTTACGGtagttacattttcaaaatctctTCACAGTGGCGGCTGAAAGCGAGTGGAATATATTAGGCAGCGAAGAATTTTTCCTGTAATTGATGTATTAAAagctgatggaaaaaaaatggacaaaatgtGTCTTTGAAAAGGGccagattgtgatggctagaagACTGGGTTAGAggaactccaaaactgcagctcttgtgggatgttcccggtctgcagtggtcaggacacaCCAAAAGTGAACCAAgaaaggaaaaccggtgaactggtgATGGGTGGCCAAGgatcactgatgcacatggggagtgaaggctggcttGTGTAGTCTAAAAGGGGAACCTACTCATATTAGACAGGTGgacttaatgttatggctgatcggcaAGTTATGAATGAATTCTTCCACATGCTGCATTTGTTCAGCTTCATTTTCCCACATGTGTAGCTGTAGCAGCATTGACAAAAACAAGGTGAAAAACATTACCCTTGTGACTGAAGGTGATAACCACAGTGgtgagaaatgaaataaaatgaataaataaccaTCTGTGTGGAATCATTTTACCCTGCATTTACAAATTGAATGTGTTCAGTGTTAGCATGAATTGTCAGGCTACGTGGACAAAAAACAAGGAAGTAGCTGatgttccattaaaaaaaatggttagcGTAGGCAAACTTGTGGTAAAAGAGAACGCTTTAGGGTGGGTTAGATCTCCTCCTTGTGTTGCTTCCGCAAAgtgtttaatactgtacatgttcttCTATtgggtatacagtatgtaggccTTCACTACTGTTTTTACTCAAGTAACTTCTAATTGTTAGCTATTAATATCAGATTACAGTTTGTTTAGGTTGTTTCTTGGGTTGACACTTGACTTGGCATATAAACTATAAAGGATAAAAGCAGGATATAAGCTTCACGAAGAGGAGCACACTATAGATGACATTAGCACACAATAGACACTAAACATAGCCAAACACGGCATGTAATTACTGCCAAGCAAGCTCTCAGATCGATTGTCTGCTCTAAGGTGGAGTCGGTATCTCTCGGCTCTTACATGTcagccacacacacagtttcctGGGCACCCTGCATTCATCATCTGGGAAAcacctagacacacacacacacgcctcacACTTTCCCATATGATGGCTTACATTCCACACGCATGTCGTAACCATTTTATTGTGTATGCAGCAAACAGAGACTGTTGCCCCAGGTGacattagatttttattttttttatcctttttgtttagccttttttttcctgttccctttcttttttctctttttttttttcagcacacctCCTAGGGTAAGGAATGCTGCGCCTAAGCGAGAAGCATTGAAATGCCTGTCACACAGAGTCAAGCATTAACGTGGGAAAGGAGCACCGTGTTCTCGTCACGCGCACACCGTCATCCGTGAAACATAACGCTGTTCAAGGGAGCTGTGGTCCCTCAGCCCCTGATTTAATGGAACAGGCCTGCGCTGCAGAGATCtctcacatactcacacacacacactgtatgtgCAAATCCCATCACAGCAAAACGATCCATAATGCTGTTAATGTTTAATGGCCTGCTGACCCTAAGGTTCAAGTTAATGGGATGAGTCTTAAGAGGTTGGGGTGAATGTATATGAGGATATAATGTATAACACCATCACTCTTGGTTCTTTGTGCTTCACTGCAGTTTTTACTGCAGTCCACTCAATATTGGAGAAGTAAAAAAagatatgaatatatatttttggtcgATCACCAGTTAAAACCTTCCTGGGTTCAttccttaaataataaatacatcacTGTTAGCGATGCTGGTTGTTGCCACGGCAACAACTTATTCGAAATTCTCTACAGGCCTAAGTGGCTCCCAAATCTCCTTCAAGGTTTTTCCTCAACTGTTTCAAACAACTTTGTTGCCTGACATAATGTccgagaggcgttcaagtcaaaccaggactcgtGATTAAACTTTCAGACACAAtcatgagaaaactttctaccttgttgGTATCCAAGCACAAATGAATCATTggaataagtgtattagtgtaacaggggattatataaagaaataaagtacgtttttattttcataactgtgttctgttattctataaaatcaaaagtcccggtttgacttgaacacccaccGTAGGTTACCACATGCTCTCAAAAAGGCGCCACCTAGTGACCTAGTTTTGTTATATAAAAGTTGTTCAGATCTGCCGGTATAATAATTTTTGCAAGTCATTACATCAAAGTTAAATCAAACGTTAAAGGACACCAATTATTcgaaaaattaaaaatactgaaaaattactattaaagctttaaaacatTCTCTGCCATTTCTCTGTTTTAAGTTTTTGTATTGGCCAGGGTtgaaacaagccaattagattttcccactaatgtgacctcatataagaagagcccctcccccggcttgttgctcagctctgcttaGTGAAAAGGCACATTAGAGGAGGAGTAAGATAAAGGGAATTTGGGGTATAAAAATGAATTATCTAAAGGATTTTTTTAGCTTaagaattaacacacacacacacacacaggcacatcTGGGAAGCTCTAAGACATGTGTTAACCTGATCAGATTTTGACTTGACAACTTTGACAATGAATTCTAAAAAGCTGCGTGCAAATATGAGTTAACCTGCTAAACCTTGAGGGCTCCTTAAGATCTTACATAACTTCCTGAAACCATCTTATGTTAAACATTGTTAGTGTAGTGTTTAGCACAAGTCTCTGATATTTTTTCagaatattttttcataatcaGTGTAAACATTTTGGAAGCAGAACATAATTCACGTAAATAAAAAGTGTGCATATAAGTGTGCACGTGTATATATCGGTGTACGACCCTGCATGCTGCTACACGTTCTTCATACAGCACtgcatgtgtgtttttccaAGCGCGACTATCCCTAGACTCACACGAGCgcacgtgtatgtgtgttagagcTGAATCCTGTCCAAGcttcttgtgtttgtgtgtgtgtgtgtgtgtgttgagtagCAGCAGTGTGGGTCCTAATATGTCTTGGCAGCCAGCGCTACACGGAGTCTGACTCGAGCGTCTCTGGGTTCTTCGGCTTGCCAGAAGCCTAGTCTCTTCATCTGGTCgactgtcctgtcctgtccgcGCAATTCCATCCTGCAACACAAACAATGAGGTAACGTGTTCCGAGCTGCGTCTTGTTACATAACAAGATGGCCAGGAAAGGGATTAGCACAGAGATCTGATGAGATGAGTCAGATGATATGCTACATAAACTTGGATTTCAGGTCCAGGTTGTGGTAGAACTTCAGCAGACAGAGCTGTCCAAATGTGCTGGGTGAAATTAATCCATGTCATTATTGTCAGGTCAAGTCCTCTACTCCATCCAGCGCTCTTTAGTCATTCCCCTGATGGCAGGAAAAGCCTTTAAGCTTAATCCTTATAACCAGCAAAACCCTAAGATATAGATTTAATCCACTTTTCTCAGCCTTAAACCCtcccttagattttttttccttgacgTGAAGTATTTTCAAAGTGAGACATCATCACAAAAAACGGCTTTACTGAAATATAAAGATCTCTAATGAACAAGCCcgaggcaacagtggcaagaaaaggAAATCTCCTTGAGAtggcacaaagaaaaaaaggcttgagAGGAAACTTTTGAAACTGGAAAACTGTGACTGTTCAGCTTGTTCCACTGGTCCAGTACTAGAGGTTTCAGTCAAGGGCGCCAATACGAAGTCTGCTTCAGCTCAGCCAGGCGGTTTCACTGGACTGCCATCTACTAAGGGTCCGTGCAGGCATCCCTTCCTCTTGTACAACATTTGAATCAGTGTTGGTGTTGGGAGAAGACTGGCACTAACAGAAACTCATCAAGTTCCATTGGCTTCTGTTTGGAACACGTTTGAATGTGCAGTGAGTTCAAAGGAAAAATGCCCACAAGGGTCACGGACAAACTGGAGGAAACCTCTAACCGAACATCAAACCCATATGTGAGTGACTCTAAAGCCTCGACTCGACTTAAAAAGGGGCGAAGTGATCCGTTTTAAAGGAGTCCATTCATCTTTGGaaatttggaagaaaaaaaaaaagtgatgggTTTTCCAACATGGCTGGGGGTGAGGGATTAGGGCAGGAGTATTAAGCCCAGACTCTGAGGAGCCCGAGGGCAAGTCCATCCATCAGTAGACTCGATTAGCATCAGCTGCTATGTCAAGGAgaaaatgaatattaattattgaCAAGGTAGTGATTATTGCGAAGTATTCACAAGGACGATTGCTCCGCCGGCACGGTTCCCTGTTTAATGAATGACCTTGTAAAAATGCTTCGGAGGGACCGTGCCAGCAATTCTTTGGCACGCGTTACTCCAAAACTAAAATGATTAGATATATATTTAGATTCGTGGGGTAGGTTGCAAAAGTAGAAGCGCTTACCAAAAACTGTAATAGTTTAATGTTTATACTTGATTATGTTGTACTAACAGAAGTAAAAGCCAGACAGGGGAACCAGTTTAATGTCCTGGTGTTAGTTATTAAGAGGAATGTGTATTAGAAAAATATGcctattaacattttaataaactcTGCGGTACAATTCATACCAGGGTTGGCATTTTATCTCTATTTCAGATCAAGCAATGAAACACTTGAGGGCGTACTGCTATAGGAAATACCGTAATTAAGGTTGCGTCATGCTGCAGCCCGATGTGAAGTTGATTGTCTTCTTGTAACTGCACATCCCAGACTGTTAAACCGCTCTTAATTACACTAAAgaactaaataacattaaagaacaGCACATCATATTTATAGCTCCCTTTAATGTGGGGTATCGGCTGGCCGAGCTGGCTCGCATTACCGACCTCATGGAGTCGTTCGCACGCAGAACCACTTGAAGAAGATAAACAGCTCCTGCCATCCAAGGCCTCAAAGAAACCCTGCTGTGCTCATCCTGTACTAGACCGGCCTTGCCCTTGGGGTTCAGCTGGCTAGCTCGGAGCATGAGAAGGGGTGGGGGGAGGGTGGGGTCGTAACCCTTCAACTTTCTTTTGATGTCAAGCGGAAAATGGACAGCAGTGATGGTTTTGCCTTATGGAAACTTCATCTCCAAGGCATCATTTTGTAAATCAGTTTCTGTTACAGAATGAATACGCATTTCCTTTCTGGTTGAGTGACGAACAACATCAGGCGCTGATAGTCCTGTATCCCGTCCCAGTTTACCCGCAGCCTAAACAACATAATTTAAGCTGGAAACGATTATGTCATAGGTCTGCCTCCATCTTTCCTTGTGCATAACTCTGAACAAGAGGCGTTGATGTGTGCGTGACAGCGTAACAGGATGCAGTCCAGTTCAGGCTCTGGGATGCCGTACAAATCGATATTCCCTCATAAAGCCCCGAGGTATAGCAGCTCCCGCCTCATTTACATTCACCATTCACTTTTACACGACTGAAGCTTCACTGCGTCAAG contains the following coding sequences:
- the prkrip1 gene encoding PRKR-interacting protein 1 homolog, whose translation is MAASQKESKQGKPSKKESQPLIIAKTPAEEQRLKLEKLMRNPDKPAPVPERPKEWSPRAAPEFVRDVMGSSAGAGSGEFHVYRHLRRREYQRQDFLDRLSEKQKLDEDYQEKIKDNQMAAEERTAKRRKKREKLKQKKLMAKKAKQQSKSQAESDEEEEASSTSEEEEQAEEKNEREDDAEEPSFVMGKR